The Fimbriimonadaceae bacterium genome has a segment encoding these proteins:
- a CDS encoding NAD-binding protein — translation MYLILVGGGNVGLQLAKRLTARGHEVLLMEKDARMAQKLGNHLGEESVMHGDGCELLSQKAAGFSRADVVVAVTGEDEDNLVVCQLAKEVWKVKRVVARVNDPNHEQIFRDIGIDDTVSATGIIFSLIDQQISSDELIAVGHLHRGHVEVVESILSHRSPWANKAVRDISLPSGTFLVYLVRDGNGMNVSGDTVLTAGDMLVALVPVARADELRAALLDKD, via the coding sequence ATGTATCTCATCCTTGTCGGAGGCGGCAACGTCGGGCTTCAGTTGGCGAAGCGGTTGACAGCGCGGGGCCACGAAGTCCTGCTCATGGAGAAAGACGCCCGGATGGCCCAAAAGCTGGGCAACCACTTGGGCGAAGAATCAGTCATGCACGGTGACGGTTGCGAACTCCTTTCGCAAAAGGCGGCGGGGTTTAGCCGTGCGGACGTGGTCGTGGCCGTCACCGGCGAAGACGAAGACAACCTCGTCGTCTGCCAGTTAGCCAAAGAGGTCTGGAAGGTCAAACGTGTCGTCGCCCGGGTCAACGACCCCAATCACGAGCAGATCTTCCGCGACATCGGCATTGACGACACCGTCAGCGCCACAGGCATCATTTTTAGCCTCATCGACCAGCAGATTTCGTCTGACGAACTGATCGCCGTCGGCCATCTCCACCGTGGCCACGTCGAGGTCGTGGAGAGCATCCTCAGCCATCGGTCGCCGTGGGCGAACAAGGCGGTCCGTGACATCTCCCTGCCCTCGGGGACGTTTTTGGTCTACCTGGTCCGAGACGGTAACGGTATGAACGTCAGCGGTGACACCGTCTTGACGGCCGGTGACATGCTGGTCGCGCTGGTCCCCGTCGCCCGGGCAGACGAACTCCGGGCCGCGTTGCTTGATAAGGACTGA
- a CDS encoding TrkA family potassium uptake protein, whose translation MNVVILGCGRTGATLALQLSTRGHSVTLIERNPEALRRLGKTYPCRIVLGSGLDIDILEKANVRSCDAFFAVTRGDNTNIMAAQIVQRNFGVQRVAVKVADPQRAEAYRKLGLFCINAAALLAGMCRDWLMGDEYKPIDSYNVLVEEMGI comes from the coding sequence ATGAACGTCGTGATCCTTGGTTGCGGCCGCACCGGGGCCACTTTGGCCCTCCAGCTCAGTACTCGCGGCCACTCGGTCACCCTGATCGAGCGCAACCCCGAAGCCCTGCGGCGGCTTGGCAAGACTTACCCGTGCCGTATCGTTCTGGGCAGTGGCCTGGACATTGACATTCTCGAAAAGGCCAACGTCCGTTCCTGCGACGCTTTCTTTGCCGTCACCCGGGGTGACAACACCAACATCATGGCGGCCCAGATCGTCCAACGCAATTTCGGAGTGCAGCGCGTCGCCGTCAAGGTCGCCGACCCCCAGAGGGCGGAGGCGTACCGCAAGCTTGGCCTCTTTTGTATCAACGCGGCGGCGCTTCTCGCCGGCATGTGCCGCGACTGGTTGATGGGCGACGAGTACAAGCCGATCGACTCCTACAACGTCCTCGTCGAGGAGATGGGGATCTAA